In Gordonia sp. SL306, the genomic window CGTCGACCGCCGCACCGTCGGCGAGTCGGGAGATCGCTCCGGTCAGCGTCACGTTGTCACGTTGCAACGCCGGAAACCACTTGTTGGTCAGCAGCATCCGTTTGCACCCGATCGTGTAGTCGGGGGTCAGTCGTCGTCGCAGACCACGGTCGCGGACCTGGAGGCGCAGGTGCGCCTTCGCGAGGGCGGTGGCCGCCGGGAGCAGTCGTGGCCGGCGGGCCATCATCACCACGTAGGCCTCCCGATAGAGATAGGTGAGTCGACGGATCAGCGTGTGGCTGATCGGCAGGGTGCGATAGGCACTCCGTTCGACGGGGCCGATGGTCCGGTCCATCCGCGGGACGACCCAGGCGGGCGTGCGCTGGAAGACGGTGAGATGCGCGACCCGGTCGACGATCTCGGGAACCACTTGGACGGCGGACGCCCCGCTGCCTACGATCGCGACGTGGCGGCCGGTGAGGTCGTGATCGTGACGCCACCGTGCTGTGTGGAACACCGTCCCGCCGAACCGATCCGACCCCGGCAGATCGGGGACACCCGGCTCGGAGAGGGCGCCGGAGGCGGCCACGAGGTGCCGAGCGCGGATCGTGCCGAGCCCGGTCTCGGCGATCCAGTGCGCGGTGTCGCCGTCCCAGGCCGCCGCCGTGAGCGGGCAGTTGTACCGGATGACGTCGGCGTGGTCGCGGGCGACGGCCTCGAGGTAGCGGCGGATCTCGTGCTGTCGGCCGTAGGTGTGCGACCACTCCGGGTTGTCGGCGAAGGACAACGAGTACAGGGAGGTCGGCACGTCGCAGGCCGCACCCGGATAGTCGTTGTCGCGCCAGACCCCGCCGGGACCGGCGGCGCGCTCGATGACCCTGATGGTGAGCCGGGGATGGTCTGTGCGGAGGCGATGGACGGCGGCGAGTCCGCCGAATCCGGTTCCGACGACCAGGACGTCGACGTCCTCGGTCGGCTCGGGGCGTTCGGGATGTTCAGGCATGGCGGTCGAGGAGTTCCTTCCACACTGGGAGCAGCCGGGTGATGAGGGCCCGGTCGGCATCGGCGGTTCGGAGGATTCGGGAAACAGCAAGTCCACGTGCGAGTTCCACGGTGAGCTCGAGTTCGGCGGGGGTGTATCGGTCGCCGAACAGGTCGGCGCACCCGGCGGCCAGCGCGTCGGTGACCTGTTGCTCGAGGGGGATCATCGCCTCGCGGAGCCCGCGGTCGGTGCGCGCGGCCACCCAGAGTTCCAGTGCCGCATCGAAAAGTGGACCGCTGAAGGCTTCGACGATGATCTCGATGTCCTCGTCACCGGTACGGGGGCGGTTCAGGAGTTCGGTCAGCCGACGATCCACGAGGTGTGAGACCGCGGCGACGACGAGCGCCTCGCGGGTGGGGAAGTGGTGCAGCAGGGCGCCGCGGGACACACCCGCGCGGCGGTTGACCTCCTGGGTCGTCGTCCCGGCGTACCCGAGCTCGACGAGTGCGTCGACGGCCGCATCGAGCACCTTCGCCTGGGTGGCGGCGGTGCGCTGGGCCTGGGTGCGCGTCGCCGGTGCGGGCTGCTCGGTCATGGTGCGAGAGCGTAGCGGGATTTCAAGAAACAGTCCAGACTGCTTGTTTGTTTCCGTGTCGTACATCCTCGTGCGCCTATCCGAGGGACCTCGAGTCGGATAGCCTCTGACCTGCACAGGGTTGGCGCGCCGTCGGCTGCCGCGGGTATGAGGGGAGATCCGACGACCAAGGTGGGCCGGATTCAATTCGTCGGTGTGGTGGTGGTGGCGGCGGTGGTCGCCGGAATGGTGCCGTTGTTGGTGGGCCCACAGGCCACGGCGGCACCCCGTTGCCCCGCGGTGTCGGTCACCACCGCGGCCGAGTCGCCGGCTCTCACCGGCTGGGCCGAGAACCTGACCTTCGACGGCGGCGGCAACCTCTGGGTGTCGAGGGTGCTCGACAACACGGTCGAACGCTTCGATCGGGCCGGGCATCGCACCGCGGCAGTGCGTGTCGTCGCTCCCGGTGCCATTCGGACCGGACCCGACGGCCTGCTCTACATCGCCTCCGGTGACACCACACTCAACATGATTCCGGGATCACCGCGCATCGGCACGATCGTCCGGCTGGATCCCTCGCGGCCTCGTCCGGTCGCGCAGGTTTTTGCGACAGGCCTGGGCATGCCGAACGGAATGGACTTCGACGACGCCGGTTTTCTCTATGTCGCCGACGGCAACCTCGGGGTCCTGCGCATCGACCGTCGCGGAGCCATCGACACAGCATGGTCCCGTCGGGCGCCGAAGAATCTCGCGCTGTCTCCTACTGTGAACGGCACGAGCACCAACGGGATCGTCGTCCTCGGCGCCAACCTGTACGTGACATTGACGATGAGTCTCACCGGACGGATCCTGCGAGTGCCGATCGGGGATCCGGGCGCGGTGTCGATCGCCGCCGACGTGACGCGGCCCGTCCCGGGAGTACTCGACGATCTGGTCGCGCTCGACGGTCGCACGCTGGCGGTCACGATGACCACCGGCCAGATCGCCACCGTCGATCTGCCGACCCACGAGGTCTGCGTTGCCGGCGTCGGTCAGCCGGTCACGGCCATCGCGCAGCGTCCCGGCCGCCCGGACCTGCTGATCGTCGGCACCGAGTCCGGTGCGCTCCTGGCCGTCTCCGCGCGACGCTGAGGCGATGTCGTCCCCGATTGGCGAGAAAACTCGGCCGGTGTGTTGAGTCAGGTGACTGAATGATGGTTGAATGGGTCGGACCCCGGGGGCCGGGGGGCTCCGGGGTTGCAGTCGGGGGACCGTGTCAGGGGGTGTCGGGCTTCCGGGGATGTGGGGGTCCTCGGCGGTTCGGCGCCCTCTGCGCCGGTCGCCTGTCACTCGGGCGTGTGGGTCACCGGTGCCAACCAGATGCCGACGAGCGCATCGATGAGCTGGTTGCCGACGTCCGACCACGACCCGGTCGCCTCGCCGGCGGCACGAGACCGCTCATGGTCGGCCAGGGTCAGCAGGATCATGTTGCGCGCCATGGTGTCTCGCGATTCGAGAACGGTGTCGGGAATGGCGGGTAGCGAGGAGTACAGGCCGGTGAGAACGGCCATCAATCCACTGGATGCGACCGCCTGATCGTAGAGCAGAGTCCCGAACTTCGGGTCGATCGTGATCTGCGCGCAGAAACGGGCGAAATAGGTGGGCGTGCCGAGCGAACCCAGATAGTCGGTCTGCGGCGCGACGAGACAGCCGATCCAGTCACGAATCTCGACGTCCGGTCCGAGTGCCTCGACCATGTGGTGCCGCAGCGGTTCGATCTCGGCGTTGTGATGTTCGAGGATGGCCCGGACCAGTTCGAGCCGACCACCGAAGTGGTACCCGACGGCGTAGTTGTTGCCCTGGCCTGCGGCCTCGCTGATCTGGCGATTGGAGACCGTCGAAACACCCTGCTCGGCGAAGAGTCGCTCGGCAGTCGACATGATTCGGGCCCGCGTTGTGGTGACCCGCTCACTGCGGACCCTGCCCATCGTCGTCGATCTCCTACCTGTCGCCGACTCCGTTCGGGTCGGGCACACCTCGAGTCTAGTGCCCACCGAAGGCACTGGCGCCTGGTCGGCCCGGGTAGCGTGGGGCCATGCGATTCGGACTGTTCATTCCACAGGGTTGGCGTCTCGATCTCACCGGCATCGCGCCGGCCGATCAGTGGTCGGTGATGTCGTCGCTGGCCGCGACCGCCGAAGGGGCGGAATGGGATTCGATCTGGGTCTACGACCACTTCCACACGGTCCCGATGCCGACCGACGAGGCCACCCATGAGGCGTGGAGCCTGGTGTCGGCCTTCGCGGCCACCACGACCCGCGTCGACATCGGGCAGATGTGTACGGCGATGAGCTATCGGAACCCCATGTACCTGGCGAAGGTGGCGGCCACCGCCGACCTCATCTCCGGCGGGCGAGTGCAGATGGGGATCGGCGCCGGGTGGTACGAGCAGGAATGGCGTGCCTACGGCTATGGCTTCCCGTCCGCTGGTGAGCGACTCGCTCGGCTCGACGAGGGGGTGGCGATCATGAAGCAGGCCTGGGAGACCGGGCGTGCGAGTCTCGACGGCGTGCACTATCAGGTCGATGACGCGATCTGCGCGCCCCGGCCGACGGCGGGCCGCCTCCCGCTGTGGATCGCGGGCGGTGGCGAGCGGAAGACCCTGCGGATCGCCGCCCGGTACGCCGACTACACGAACTTCGACGGGACGGTCGACGGGTTCGCGCACAAATCGTCTGTGCTGCAACAACACTGCACCGACCTGGGGCGCGATTACGAATCCATCGTGCGTTCGGCGAACTACAACGTCGTGATCGCCGAGACGGATGCCGAGGTGGAGCGTCGGCTCGACGCCCTCGAGCAGCGGCTGGCGCGGTTCGTCCATCCCGAGGCTGCTGCCGGCAGCATGGCGGCCTATCGCGGCATGCCTGCCGTCGGGACGCCGGAGCAGGTGGTCGAGAACCTGTCTGCCCTGGCCGACCTGGGGATGTCGTATGGGATCTTCTATTTTCCCGACATCGCGCACGATCGCAGCAGCCTCGACCTGTTCGTCAACGAGGTGATGCCGGCGCTGCGCTGACGGCATCCGCCAACCGCCGACCGTGCGCAACTTTTCGTCGATCGTGCGCAGACTTCCGCCGAGTGGGTACAGTTTTTCGTCGATCGTGCGCACCGAGGGCTTTGCGTAGGTTGTCAGTTCGGTGGCTGCTAGAGCTGCCGAAGTCGTTGCGCGGCTTCGGCGATGACGTCCTCGCGCTTGCAGAACGCGAATCGGACGAGGTGTCGCCAGGGTTCGACGTCGTCGACGAATGCGCTGACCGGCACGGCCGCGACCCCGATCCGCTCGGGCAGCATGC contains:
- a CDS encoding TetR/AcrR family transcriptional regulator; translated protein: MTEQPAPATRTQAQRTAATQAKVLDAAVDALVELGYAGTTTQEVNRRAGVSRGALLHHFPTREALVVAAVSHLVDRRLTELLNRPRTGDEDIEIIVEAFSGPLFDAALELWVAARTDRGLREAMIPLEQQVTDALAAGCADLFGDRYTPAELELTVELARGLAVSRILRTADADRALITRLLPVWKELLDRHA
- a CDS encoding LLM class F420-dependent oxidoreductase, which encodes MRFGLFIPQGWRLDLTGIAPADQWSVMSSLAATAEGAEWDSIWVYDHFHTVPMPTDEATHEAWSLVSAFAATTTRVDIGQMCTAMSYRNPMYLAKVAATADLISGGRVQMGIGAGWYEQEWRAYGYGFPSAGERLARLDEGVAIMKQAWETGRASLDGVHYQVDDAICAPRPTAGRLPLWIAGGGERKTLRIAARYADYTNFDGTVDGFAHKSSVLQQHCTDLGRDYESIVRSANYNVVIAETDAEVERRLDALEQRLARFVHPEAAAGSMAAYRGMPAVGTPEQVVENLSALADLGMSYGIFYFPDIAHDRSSLDLFVNEVMPALR
- a CDS encoding TetR/AcrR family transcriptional regulator, translating into MSTAERLFAEQGVSTVSNRQISEAAGQGNNYAVGYHFGGRLELVRAILEHHNAEIEPLRHHMVEALGPDVEIRDWIGCLVAPQTDYLGSLGTPTYFARFCAQITIDPKFGTLLYDQAVASSGLMAVLTGLYSSLPAIPDTVLESRDTMARNMILLTLADHERSRAAGEATGSWSDVGNQLIDALVGIWLAPVTHTPE
- a CDS encoding SMP-30/gluconolactonase/LRE family protein codes for the protein MRGDPTTKVGRIQFVGVVVVAAVVAGMVPLLVGPQATAAPRCPAVSVTTAAESPALTGWAENLTFDGGGNLWVSRVLDNTVERFDRAGHRTAAVRVVAPGAIRTGPDGLLYIASGDTTLNMIPGSPRIGTIVRLDPSRPRPVAQVFATGLGMPNGMDFDDAGFLYVADGNLGVLRIDRRGAIDTAWSRRAPKNLALSPTVNGTSTNGIVVLGANLYVTLTMSLTGRILRVPIGDPGAVSIAADVTRPVPGVLDDLVALDGRTLAVTMTTGQIATVDLPTHEVCVAGVGQPVTAIAQRPGRPDLLIVGTESGALLAVSARR
- a CDS encoding flavin-containing monooxygenase, encoding MPEHPERPEPTEDVDVLVVGTGFGGLAAVHRLRTDHPRLTIRVIERAAGPGGVWRDNDYPGAACDVPTSLYSLSFADNPEWSHTYGRQHEIRRYLEAVARDHADVIRYNCPLTAAAWDGDTAHWIAETGLGTIRARHLVAASGALSEPGVPDLPGSDRFGGTVFHTARWRHDHDLTGRHVAIVGSGASAVQVVPEIVDRVAHLTVFQRTPAWVVPRMDRTIGPVERSAYRTLPISHTLIRRLTYLYREAYVVMMARRPRLLPAATALAKAHLRLQVRDRGLRRRLTPDYTIGCKRMLLTNKWFPALQRDNVTLTGAISRLADGAAVDADGTEHRVDTVIFATGFTPTTPPIARILRGRDGRTLAEAWAGSPSAYRGVSVHGFPNLHLMYGPNTNLGHSSIVLMLEPQAYYISAVLEHLRTQGRSAVEVTGDAQRRYAARMDSELAGTVWNSGGCSSWYMDSSGRNSVMWPTFTKDYRKMMSQFDPADHLITGTSSSTADITPRFPDTVGVVR